The genomic window TGCGGACCGGATGGCGGTATACCTGGCGATCATGGGGTATGACCTCGTCGGTTGAGGCACCGGGCACCGAGTAGCCTGCCGGGTGTGCACAGGCCCCCCTTGGATGCAGAGCAGTTGCGGCGCAGTCTCATCGATTCGCCCGAGCTGTCGTTCTTCCATCACATCGACGTGGTGGAGTCGACCGGGTCCACCAATGCGGACCTGATCGCGCGAGCAGGCGATCCGGACGCCGATCGCGCGGTACTCCTTGCAGAGGCGCAGGAGCAAGGGCGCGGGAGACACGCACGTACCTGGGTCAGTCCGCCGCGGGCGCAGATCTCGATGTCGGTGCTGGTGCGCTTGCCCGGGATCGAGCCCGCGGTGCTCGGCTGGCTGCCGCTGCTCACCGGCATCGCCGTGGTGGACGCACTGCGCGCGACGGCGGGCGTGCACGCGAACCTCAAGTGGCCCAATGATGTGCTGGTCGATGGCCGCAAAGTGGCGGGCATCCTGGCGGAGGTCGCGGCGAGCGGCGAGGTGCCGGCGGTGGTCGTCGGGATGGGGCTGAACGTGAGCCTCACCGAGACGGAACTGCCGGTGCCGCACGCTATTTCGCTCACGCTGGCCGATGCGGCGGTCACCGACCGCACCCTGCTCGCGCAGGCGATGCTGACCGAATTCGCCCGCCGTTTCACCGCGTGGCGCGACGCGGGCTGGAAGACGGCCGACCTGGCCGCCGCCTACCGCGAGCGGTGCGCCACGCTCGGCGCGCAAGTCCGTGCCGAACTTCCCGGCGGTCAGACGCTGACCGGCATCGCCACCGATATCGATGACGCGGGACGTCTGCTGATCGGCGACCGTGCCGTGTCGGCGGGTGATGTAACCCACTTGCGCGCCGAATACTGAAATCGCCTCAGCCGCACACGCTTTGATTTCCCGCACCTGTAGTCACTCGTGAATCACGGTGCGGAAAGTCAAAACGTATGCGGCTGTTGTCAACTCACGCGGGCTGCAGCGCTGCCTTAGCGGCTTCCCTGGCGAACATCCGGTCGCGCTGTTCCTCGAATTTGAGCACGTCTTGCTCGAGCTTCTCGATGAACACGCCGAGCTCTTCACGCGCCTGCTCGCCGCGCGGCCCGAAGTCGGTGCGCTCGAAGATGTTCCACTGCTTGAGCACCGGCGCCACCACGTCCTCCAGGTGCTGGCGCAGGTCGTAGATGCCGTGCTTGGCCATCATCACGCTGTTGCGGCGGAAGTTGGGCATGCCCGCGCCCGGCATGACGAAGTGGGTCAGGATCTTGGTGATCGCCATCATCGCCTGATCCGGCGCCAGGTCCAGGCCCGCACCGCACAGGGTGCGA from Nocardia iowensis includes these protein-coding regions:
- a CDS encoding biotin--[acetyl-CoA-carboxylase] ligase, which produces MHRPPLDAEQLRRSLIDSPELSFFHHIDVVESTGSTNADLIARAGDPDADRAVLLAEAQEQGRGRHARTWVSPPRAQISMSVLVRLPGIEPAVLGWLPLLTGIAVVDALRATAGVHANLKWPNDVLVDGRKVAGILAEVAASGEVPAVVVGMGLNVSLTETELPVPHAISLTLADAAVTDRTLLAQAMLTEFARRFTAWRDAGWKTADLAAAYRERCATLGAQVRAELPGGQTLTGIATDIDDAGRLLIGDRAVSAGDVTHLRAEY